In Mucilaginibacter celer, one DNA window encodes the following:
- a CDS encoding Sec-independent protein translocase subunit TatA/TatB, protein MLSSVLLFLNIGTGEMVLILFAALMLFGGEKLPGLARSLGKGIRDFKDASEDVKREINNQINNYEEKKPEVKIETPAIEEKASEAPENTAAEYEKPVIENTVPNTIAISDYHVNTPAEHHNEHVDLDKTITGNHVEAEKEEHKL, encoded by the coding sequence ATGTTAAGTTCAGTTTTGTTATTTTTAAATATTGGTACGGGCGAGATGGTACTGATACTTTTTGCAGCATTGATGCTATTTGGGGGCGAAAAACTGCCCGGCCTGGCGCGAAGCTTAGGCAAAGGAATCCGCGATTTTAAAGATGCATCCGAAGATGTGAAGCGGGAGATCAATAACCAGATTAACAACTACGAAGAGAAAAAACCGGAAGTTAAAATAGAAACTCCTGCCATAGAAGAGAAAGCTTCAGAAGCACCTGAAAACACGGCTGCCGAATACGAGAAGCCTGTAATCGAAAATACTGTTCCAAATACAATCGCCATTAGCGATTATCACGTAAATACTCCTGCCGAACATCACAACGAGCACGTAGATTTGGATAAAACCATTACCGGCAACCACGTGGAGGCCGAAAAGGAAGAGCATAAATTATAG
- a CDS encoding Sec-independent protein translocase subunit TatA/TatB, whose protein sequence is MGGLGAPEIILIIIAILLLFGGKKIPELMRGLGKGVKEFKDAQNGEGTSSSSEEKKA, encoded by the coding sequence ATGGGTGGATTAGGCGCACCAGAAATCATTCTGATCATCATTGCGATACTTTTATTATTCGGCGGTAAAAAAATCCCTGAACTAATGAGAGGCTTAGGAAAAGGCGTTAAAGAATTTAAAGACGCGCAAAACGGCGAAGGCACTTCTTCATCATCTGAAGAGAAAAAAGCGTAA